In Catenulispora sp. MAP5-51, a genomic segment contains:
- a CDS encoding universal stress protein, with protein sequence MTAPTPALALAPVVVGLDETDHSPHALEFAGREAALRCAPLWLAHTYHRAPPAAVDTAGAEIPVQTVLDQEIEPLAEAVTQMRADHPDTPIRTYALPGSPAPALVALAQGASLLVLGHDRGGLAGMLLGSVALRTMAHAPCPVAVARGARRGMNRVLAGVDISDAAGGRAQLGFAFDEAVRRAADLLVLPAWEDQSAFHPDPTADYTLEHLAALADDYRERLDAVLEPWRRAHPEVAVEVLVEDGSVARSLVEASGYADLLVVGAHPYPGGEGMRLGGLAYALLQHARCPVVMVPEPVSPWSPPITAGTTAERPGRR encoded by the coding sequence ATGACCGCTCCCACTCCCGCTCTCGCTCTTGCCCCTGTGGTTGTCGGCCTGGACGAGACGGACCACAGTCCCCACGCGCTGGAGTTCGCGGGGCGCGAGGCCGCGCTGCGGTGCGCACCGCTATGGCTCGCGCACACCTACCACCGGGCCCCGCCGGCTGCCGTCGACACGGCGGGTGCGGAGATACCGGTCCAGACAGTGCTCGACCAGGAGATCGAGCCGCTGGCCGAGGCCGTGACACAGATGCGCGCCGACCACCCGGACACCCCGATCCGCACCTACGCGCTTCCCGGCTCACCCGCACCGGCACTCGTGGCCCTGGCCCAAGGCGCGTCGCTGCTGGTGCTCGGCCATGACCGGGGCGGCCTCGCCGGGATGCTGCTCGGCTCGGTCGCGCTGCGGACCATGGCCCACGCGCCCTGCCCGGTGGCCGTCGCACGGGGCGCCCGGCGTGGGATGAACCGGGTGCTGGCCGGCGTCGACATCAGCGATGCCGCCGGCGGCCGGGCCCAGTTGGGCTTCGCCTTCGACGAGGCGGTCAGGCGCGCCGCGGACCTGCTGGTCCTGCCCGCGTGGGAGGACCAAAGCGCCTTCCATCCCGATCCCACCGCTGACTACACCCTTGAGCACCTCGCGGCGCTCGCCGACGACTACCGCGAGCGTCTGGACGCGGTGCTGGAGCCGTGGCGGCGCGCGCATCCCGAGGTCGCCGTCGAGGTCCTGGTGGAGGACGGCTCGGTCGCCCGGAGCCTGGTCGAGGCCAGCGGCTACGCCGACCTGCTGGTCGTGGGCGCGCATCCCTACCCGGGCGGTGAGGGGATGCGACTGGGCGGGCTGGCCTACGCGCTGCTGCAACACGCGCGCTGCCCGGTCGTCATGGTGCCCGAGCCCGTGAGCCCATGGTCGCCGCCGATCACGGCCGGCACCACGGCCGAAAGACCCGGCCGCCGATGA
- a CDS encoding YwqG family protein has protein sequence MTATVDECVETAREYLPVEVVEQWVEQWKGLLRRGYRLRPLGPGEETAVVCRLGGNPRMPEDQPWPQWPGHGPLTFIAALDCAALPPGETDLVLPDAGTLLFFFFDGQLDDGDEVVTAAEESSQPGARLIYVSQGVPVVERTAPVVEGVNQIRPRTEQALTADQVITAPAYDASGGYPDDASFFTDLALDLGGPGPHHLLGGWALPIQDAVELEVARYDHAQAREWLLLAQIDTDERAGMVWGDGGARYWLIRRQDLIDRRFDRARFTSQS, from the coding sequence GTGACCGCGACCGTGGACGAGTGTGTCGAGACCGCCCGGGAGTATCTCCCCGTCGAGGTGGTCGAGCAGTGGGTGGAGCAATGGAAAGGGTTGCTGCGCCGCGGCTATCGGCTGCGTCCGCTCGGGCCGGGCGAGGAAACGGCCGTCGTGTGCCGGCTCGGCGGCAACCCGCGAATGCCGGAAGACCAGCCGTGGCCGCAGTGGCCGGGCCACGGCCCGCTGACGTTCATCGCCGCCCTCGACTGCGCCGCCTTGCCGCCCGGTGAGACCGATCTGGTCCTGCCGGATGCCGGCACGCTGCTGTTCTTCTTCTTCGACGGCCAGCTCGACGACGGCGACGAAGTGGTCACCGCCGCCGAAGAGTCCTCGCAGCCTGGCGCCCGGCTGATCTATGTGTCCCAGGGCGTCCCCGTCGTGGAACGCACGGCGCCCGTGGTCGAGGGCGTGAACCAGATCCGACCCCGCACCGAGCAGGCGCTGACCGCGGATCAAGTCATCACCGCACCGGCGTATGACGCATCGGGCGGCTATCCCGATGATGCGAGCTTCTTCACCGACCTCGCGCTCGATCTGGGCGGCCCCGGCCCGCACCACCTGCTCGGCGGATGGGCCCTGCCGATCCAGGACGCGGTGGAGCTCGAAGTCGCGCGGTACGACCACGCGCAGGCCCGCGAGTGGCTGCTCCTGGCGCAGATCGATACCGACGAGCGTGCCGGGATGGTGTGGGGCGACGGCGGCGCCCGCTACTGGTTGATCAGGCGGCAGGACCTGATCGATCGGCGATTCGACCGCGCCCGGTTCACGTCGCAGAGCTGA
- a CDS encoding G1 family glutamic endopeptidase — MAISGSRAGLAWLAAGASVLLATALAGPAQAATGSSSPANFPHYNHARHSDQIWGGYADTGARYTSISGSWTVPSLNCSSTPNSSVSPWIGIDGWSSDTVEQIGFDQDCENGVAGYYPWVEMYPADSIYFTETINAGDHITASVSVSGTSWTLTEKDTTRGWSKTYHESGNDDLSSAEAIVEDLGDGIQPVANFGSITFTGLTANGQPLASAGTPNSTNVERGNTLLTKNSSLSGGTFKLSWAHS; from the coding sequence ATGGCAATATCCGGATCCCGCGCCGGCCTGGCCTGGTTGGCCGCGGGTGCCTCGGTGCTGCTCGCCACGGCCCTGGCCGGCCCGGCCCAGGCCGCCACCGGTTCGTCGTCCCCGGCGAACTTCCCGCACTACAACCACGCTCGGCACTCCGACCAGATCTGGGGCGGGTACGCCGACACCGGTGCCCGGTACACCTCGATCAGCGGGTCGTGGACGGTGCCGTCGCTGAACTGCTCCTCGACGCCCAACAGCTCGGTCTCGCCGTGGATCGGCATCGACGGCTGGAGTTCGGACACGGTCGAGCAGATCGGGTTCGACCAGGACTGCGAGAACGGCGTGGCCGGCTACTACCCGTGGGTGGAGATGTACCCCGCGGACTCCATCTACTTCACCGAGACCATCAACGCCGGCGACCACATCACCGCCTCGGTGTCGGTCAGCGGCACGTCCTGGACCCTGACCGAGAAGGACACCACGCGCGGCTGGTCGAAGACCTACCACGAGTCCGGGAACGACGACCTGTCCTCGGCCGAGGCGATCGTGGAGGACCTGGGCGACGGCATCCAGCCGGTGGCCAACTTCGGCTCGATCACCTTCACCGGCCTCACCGCCAACGGCCAGCCGCTGGCCAGTGCCGGCACGCCCAACTCGACCAACGTCGAGCGCGGCAACACGCTGCTGACGAAGAACTCCTCGCTGTCCGGCGGAACGTTCAAGCTCAGCTGGGCCCACTCCTGA
- a CDS encoding FAD/NAD(P)-binding protein: MLPTAVCPRILVVGAGLAGTATAIRLLCFARGPLEVVLLERRADYRYAGVAYHRDGNPWDHVFNIQAGRMSAFREDVLDFVVWANAEADRSGWPAPWDDYEFAEHSPAPRRIFQDYLAERLAQAVREARPGVVLVEADGEALDLDVRADGVEVVVSGFAVRGQHSGGGTEILPADEVILATGLELREPAFAAGVLGHPSFVRDPYSAAGVATLEALAPEATVAIVGSVLSAYDSAALLLRRGHTGTIHLISGSGTVFRAYPDDHEHDVIHLPCPRTLLEPYLGRQEFLARLRAEWDAACAVVARDHPGIDAAVVAERVAKAWEPYCPEAIAQIPTAELRGMLDEYGTAVSALRVCAVKYTMSVIEHAMRPPDGRLRLVVGRVKTITPTASGRLAATVTSARSQTSHIIEADLVVSNFAREPDYDRVRQPLWRNLLAKGLAVPHRRTGRGVEVDRHGTLLGGDGEPIGPVLTVGVPREGDEIVRNGRTGAFAFNLAAIKNQSIAVAAHALALLDFDNPAESGNIRQAERPGFEEAVVLEVNRLATRARGERELLDARLDASIRSLGGPHAAAADASRHERLVRAAVNRAAVERLTDVSVTPRQLRRRLGLAGIEHPEG; encoded by the coding sequence ATGCTCCCCACGGCCGTCTGCCCGAGAATCCTCGTCGTCGGCGCCGGACTGGCGGGTACCGCCACGGCGATCCGGCTGCTGTGCTTCGCCCGCGGACCGCTGGAGGTCGTCCTGCTCGAGCGGCGGGCCGACTACCGCTACGCCGGCGTCGCCTACCACCGCGACGGCAATCCGTGGGACCACGTGTTCAACATCCAGGCGGGCCGGATGTCCGCGTTCCGGGAGGACGTGCTCGACTTCGTCGTCTGGGCGAACGCCGAGGCCGACCGGAGCGGGTGGCCGGCGCCGTGGGACGACTACGAGTTCGCCGAGCACAGTCCCGCGCCGCGCCGGATCTTCCAGGACTACCTGGCCGAGCGGCTGGCGCAGGCCGTGCGCGAGGCGCGGCCGGGGGTCGTGCTGGTGGAGGCCGACGGCGAAGCCCTCGATCTGGACGTGCGGGCCGACGGGGTCGAGGTGGTCGTGAGCGGTTTTGCCGTGCGCGGACAGCACTCCGGTGGCGGGACCGAGATCCTGCCGGCCGACGAGGTGATCCTCGCGACCGGCCTGGAGCTGCGCGAGCCGGCCTTCGCCGCCGGCGTGCTCGGCCACCCCTCCTTCGTGCGCGATCCGTACTCCGCAGCGGGCGTCGCCACGCTCGAGGCCCTCGCGCCGGAGGCGACGGTGGCGATCGTCGGATCCGTGCTGAGCGCCTATGACTCGGCCGCCCTGCTGCTTCGCCGGGGCCACACCGGGACCATCCACCTGATCTCCGGCAGCGGGACCGTCTTCCGTGCCTACCCCGACGACCACGAGCACGACGTGATCCACCTGCCGTGCCCGCGCACGCTGCTGGAGCCGTACCTCGGCCGGCAGGAGTTCCTCGCGCGCCTGCGGGCCGAGTGGGACGCGGCCTGCGCCGTGGTCGCCCGGGACCACCCGGGGATCGACGCCGCCGTGGTCGCCGAGCGGGTGGCCAAGGCGTGGGAGCCGTACTGCCCCGAGGCGATCGCGCAGATCCCCACCGCCGAACTGCGCGGCATGCTCGACGAGTACGGCACGGCGGTCTCCGCGCTGCGCGTGTGCGCCGTGAAGTACACGATGTCCGTCATCGAACACGCGATGCGGCCCCCGGACGGCCGGTTGCGGCTGGTCGTCGGCCGGGTCAAGACGATCACGCCGACCGCCTCGGGACGTCTGGCCGCCACGGTCACCTCGGCGCGATCGCAGACCTCGCACATCATCGAAGCCGACCTGGTGGTGTCCAACTTCGCCAGGGAACCGGACTACGACCGCGTCCGGCAGCCGCTGTGGCGGAACCTGCTGGCCAAGGGCCTCGCGGTCCCGCACCGGCGCACCGGCCGCGGCGTGGAGGTGGACCGGCACGGCACGCTGCTCGGCGGCGACGGCGAGCCGATCGGCCCGGTCCTCACCGTCGGCGTGCCGCGCGAGGGGGACGAGATCGTGCGCAACGGCCGCACCGGCGCGTTCGCCTTCAACCTGGCCGCCATCAAGAACCAGTCGATCGCGGTGGCCGCGCACGCGCTGGCGCTGCTGGATTTCGACAACCCGGCAGAATCGGGCAATATCCGACAAGCGGAACGGCCCGGATTCGAGGAGGCTGTAGTACTGGAGGTGAATCGGTTGGCGACACGGGCACGCGGCGAGCGGGAACTGCTCGACGCACGGCTGGACGCCAGCATCCGCTCCCTCGGCGGCCCGCACGCCGCCGCGGCGGACGCCTCCCGGCATGAGCGCCTGGTCAGGGCGGCGGTGAACCGGGCCGCCGTGGAACGGCTCACCGACGTCTCCGTGACCCCCCGGCAACTGCGCCGACGGCTGGGCCTGGCAGGCATCGAACATCCGGAGGGCTGA
- a CDS encoding putative PEP-binding protein — translation MSGRRIQGSLLSGGGQNVVQGLCNRTDRPVEGSILVAPRLEAGLYDAIVSARAVVCSSGGRTGHMQSICRGRGIPVLRIDDADLSRLDGEVTLHLQSESIVIGSGTGTRIPVARAERALLDELGSVCAVIADLQDIETVNDCGPDAERVESFFIREEFLCLAAGLRPLDALHGGPSQAAAYGQALAGRLCDFAAALLPGQRIVLRLLDLRSDHAAHVTTAPVAAEPNPEMGLHGARWLLGSDAYRDALHAALRVLRERLGDAADRVHLSVPFLTDEHEYRQLRSHLRIPAEVPVAAFIETPAAVHAARAICAAGASELFVGTKDLVQFYLAADRNNHLVAESYQTRHPAVLAGVRGVVAAARATGTPVRVFSLYADLAHYLRQLPPPDGYMMCTAELQQAFAAA, via the coding sequence ATGAGTGGGCGGCGTATCCAGGGATCGCTCCTGTCCGGCGGCGGGCAGAACGTCGTACAAGGGCTCTGCAACCGCACGGACAGACCGGTCGAGGGATCCATCCTCGTCGCCCCGAGACTGGAGGCAGGCCTCTACGACGCGATCGTCTCCGCACGCGCGGTCGTGTGCAGCTCGGGAGGCCGCACCGGCCACATGCAGTCCATCTGCCGCGGCCGCGGAATCCCCGTGCTCAGGATCGACGACGCGGACCTCTCCCGGCTCGACGGCGAGGTCACGCTGCACCTGCAGAGCGAATCGATAGTGATCGGGAGCGGGACGGGCACCCGGATACCCGTGGCGCGTGCCGAGCGCGCGTTGCTGGACGAGCTCGGTTCGGTCTGCGCGGTCATCGCCGACCTCCAGGACATCGAGACCGTGAACGACTGCGGGCCCGACGCCGAGCGAGTCGAGTCCTTCTTCATCCGCGAGGAGTTCCTGTGCCTGGCCGCGGGTCTGCGTCCGCTCGACGCCCTGCACGGCGGACCGTCCCAAGCCGCCGCCTACGGACAAGCCCTGGCCGGCCGCCTGTGCGACTTCGCCGCCGCCCTGCTGCCCGGCCAGCGGATCGTGTTGCGGCTGCTCGACCTGCGCTCCGACCACGCGGCCCACGTGACCACCGCCCCGGTCGCGGCCGAGCCGAACCCTGAGATGGGCCTGCACGGCGCGCGCTGGCTCCTCGGCTCGGACGCCTACCGTGACGCGCTGCACGCCGCACTCCGTGTTCTGCGCGAGCGTCTCGGCGACGCCGCGGACCGGGTGCACCTGTCCGTCCCGTTCCTCACCGACGAGCACGAATACCGCCAGCTCCGAAGCCACCTCCGGATCCCGGCGGAGGTGCCGGTGGCCGCGTTCATCGAGACGCCGGCGGCGGTCCACGCGGCCCGCGCGATCTGCGCCGCGGGCGCCAGCGAGCTGTTCGTCGGGACGAAGGACCTGGTGCAGTTCTACCTGGCCGCCGACCGGAACAACCACCTGGTGGCCGAGTCCTACCAGACCCGGCACCCGGCGGTCCTGGCCGGCGTGCGCGGCGTCGTGGCCGCGGCCCGCGCCACCGGAACCCCGGTGCGGGTGTTCTCCCTGTACGCGGACCTCGCCCACTACCTGCGGCAGCTGCCGCCCCCGGACGGCTACATGATGTGCACCGCCGAGCTCCAGCAGGCTTTCGCCGCAGCCTGA
- a CDS encoding alpha/beta fold hydrolase, translating into MTVQRGAVRQDGSERRALICLHGGPGVEGSGQRLIFSELTDVVDVVVPDQRGHGLSDLSTPDLWNLDRWADDVAAVIDELGLVRPVVFGISFGGWVALHHAFRHPRQAAGLIISSTTPRLPTIEQVARRMGALGGEAAEQAWLSVHAEASEQAVARMQEACMPLMALRPPSPALAAVRATQRLTPQVNEHFTPQFQLLDLTDELRTVVVPTLLMVGEHDPLLTEEVIAAAGEALPDGGRLVVVPDAAHDLFADAPEALVGEVRRFLDEEAPQ; encoded by the coding sequence GTGACCGTGCAGCGCGGCGCGGTGCGGCAGGATGGAAGCGAGCGGCGCGCGCTGATCTGCCTGCACGGCGGCCCGGGGGTGGAGGGCTCGGGTCAGCGCCTGATCTTCTCGGAGCTGACCGACGTCGTCGACGTGGTCGTCCCGGACCAGCGCGGACACGGCCTGAGCGACCTGAGCACCCCGGACCTGTGGAACCTGGACAGGTGGGCCGACGACGTCGCCGCCGTCATCGACGAGCTGGGCCTGGTCCGTCCCGTGGTGTTCGGCATCTCCTTCGGCGGCTGGGTGGCCCTCCACCACGCCTTCCGGCATCCGCGGCAGGCCGCGGGCCTCATCATCTCCTCGACGACGCCCCGGCTGCCCACGATCGAGCAGGTGGCGCGCCGCATGGGCGCGCTGGGCGGAGAGGCCGCGGAGCAGGCATGGCTGAGCGTCCACGCCGAGGCGAGCGAGCAGGCGGTGGCCCGGATGCAGGAGGCGTGCATGCCGCTGATGGCGCTGCGGCCGCCGAGTCCCGCGCTGGCCGCCGTGCGCGCGACGCAGCGGCTCACTCCGCAGGTCAACGAGCACTTCACCCCGCAGTTCCAGTTGCTGGACCTGACTGACGAACTGCGTACCGTCGTGGTTCCGACGCTGCTGATGGTCGGGGAGCACGATCCGCTGCTGACCGAGGAGGTGATCGCCGCCGCCGGCGAGGCGCTTCCGGACGGTGGGCGGCTGGTGGTCGTGCCGGATGCGGCTCACGATCTGTTCGCCGACGCCCCAGAGGCGTTGGTCGGTGAGGTGCGGCGGTTCCTCGACGAAGAGGCACCTCAGTAG
- a CDS encoding NAD(P)/FAD-dependent oxidoreductase encodes MNTGEVVVVGAGVAGLVCAADLVARGFGVTVLEASDQPGGRMRSDRKDGFVLDRGFQVLNPAYPQVGKRVVLDSLDLHPFYPGMLLHGTKRRVRIANPTADRGIVKDLWHAGLPGSVRDMAALSAMSVKDGALPVQRLKDQRDESAYASLRGAGLSPDFIDRVLRPFFAGVFLEPDLATSSRMLHLVWRSMLRGRPSLPAKGIGAVPAQLAEQLPPECLRLESPVSAVSGDGVVLADGREHGAAAVVVATGARQAAKLAETGPTPEMRTVTTYYHVAERTPLGEPAIIVDERMRILNTVVLSDVCPDYSPDGRALIATSVLGSPADHAQLSLPDVLGEIYRVDARAWEALATYHVPDALPAMLPPWPLSRTTRAGQGRYVCGDHRATGSVQGAMASGARAAREVAADLRGR; translated from the coding sequence GTGAACACAGGCGAAGTCGTGGTCGTCGGCGCGGGTGTCGCCGGGTTGGTGTGCGCCGCGGATCTGGTGGCGCGGGGCTTCGGGGTCACCGTCCTGGAGGCCTCCGACCAGCCCGGCGGACGCATGCGCTCCGATCGCAAGGACGGCTTCGTCCTCGACCGCGGGTTCCAGGTCCTCAATCCCGCCTACCCGCAGGTCGGCAAGCGGGTGGTGCTGGATTCGCTGGACTTGCACCCCTTCTACCCGGGCATGCTGCTGCACGGCACGAAGCGCCGCGTGCGCATCGCCAATCCGACGGCGGACCGGGGCATCGTCAAGGACCTGTGGCACGCCGGCCTTCCCGGATCGGTCCGCGACATGGCCGCGCTGTCGGCGATGAGCGTGAAGGACGGCGCGCTGCCGGTGCAGCGGCTGAAGGACCAGCGCGACGAATCCGCCTACGCCAGCCTGCGCGGTGCCGGACTGTCGCCGGACTTCATCGATCGGGTGCTCAGGCCCTTCTTCGCAGGGGTCTTCCTCGAACCGGACCTGGCGACCTCCAGCCGCATGCTGCACCTGGTGTGGCGCAGCATGCTGCGCGGGCGTCCCTCGCTGCCGGCGAAGGGGATCGGCGCGGTGCCCGCGCAACTCGCCGAGCAGCTGCCGCCGGAGTGCCTGCGGCTGGAGAGCCCGGTCTCGGCGGTGAGCGGCGACGGCGTGGTCCTGGCCGACGGCCGCGAGCACGGCGCGGCGGCGGTGGTCGTGGCGACCGGCGCGCGCCAGGCCGCGAAGCTGGCCGAGACCGGCCCGACGCCGGAGATGCGGACGGTCACCACCTACTACCACGTCGCCGAGCGGACGCCGTTGGGGGAGCCGGCGATCATCGTCGACGAGCGGATGCGGATCCTGAACACGGTCGTGCTCAGCGACGTCTGCCCGGACTACAGCCCCGATGGCCGGGCCCTGATCGCGACCTCGGTCCTGGGCTCGCCCGCCGACCACGCGCAGCTGTCGCTGCCCGACGTGCTCGGCGAGATCTACCGCGTCGACGCCCGCGCCTGGGAGGCGCTCGCGACGTACCACGTGCCCGACGCACTGCCGGCGATGCTGCCGCCGTGGCCGCTGAGCAGGACGACCCGGGCGGGTCAGGGGCGGTACGTGTGCGGCGATCATCGGGCCACGGGGTCGGTGCAGGGGGCGATGGCGTCGGGGGCTCGGGCGGCTCGTGAGGTGGCGGCGGATCTGCGGGGTCGTTAG
- a CDS encoding SDR family oxidoreductase, producing the protein MADLALVSGATGYIGGRLVPELLRAGFAVRCMARDPGRLRDHPWFPSVEAVRADVMRRGDLDKAFEGVTVAYYLIHSLDTGAGFEEIEADSARAFSAAARRAGVSRIVYLGGLVPDDVPVGELSQHLRSRMRVGEILRESGVPTVELRAAVIIGSGSASFEMVRYLTERLPVMVTPRWVRVRVQPIAVRDVLRYLVGVGNASDEAVGAGGVFDIGGPEVLTYREMMQRYARVAGLPRRLIVPVPLLTTRLSSLWVGAVTPVPASIARPLVESLRHEVVCRDRGITALVPDPPQGLIDFDEAVRLARTRIRNSDVATRWASASLPGAPSEPLPTDPGWTGGTVYEDARSFFLSAPPEEVWRAVEGIGGETGWYSFPLAWAARGWLDRLSGGVGLGRGRRDPRTLRLGDTLDFWRVEAIDRGRLLRLRAEMKMPGLGWLEVLVVPADDGRTRYTQRAVFLPRGLFGHLYWWSMRPFHSVIYRGMARNIARIAREHAESAVSESVSGEGQGPRQGQGREQARGSGPELDPRPRRRVTPSENAASADLPWDSSTRHRS; encoded by the coding sequence ATGGCGGATCTCGCACTGGTCTCCGGCGCCACCGGCTACATCGGCGGGCGTCTGGTTCCCGAGCTGCTGCGGGCCGGGTTCGCTGTGCGGTGCATGGCGCGCGATCCGGGGCGGCTGCGCGACCATCCTTGGTTCCCGTCGGTGGAGGCTGTTCGCGCGGATGTCATGCGGCGCGGGGATCTCGACAAGGCGTTCGAGGGTGTCACGGTCGCTTACTACCTGATCCACTCGCTGGACACCGGGGCCGGGTTTGAGGAGATCGAGGCCGATTCGGCGCGCGCTTTCAGTGCGGCGGCGCGCAGGGCCGGGGTTTCGCGGATCGTGTATCTCGGCGGCCTGGTGCCCGATGATGTGCCGGTCGGGGAGTTGTCGCAGCATCTGCGGTCGCGGATGCGGGTCGGGGAGATTCTGCGGGAAAGCGGCGTGCCGACGGTGGAGCTGCGGGCGGCCGTGATCATCGGGTCGGGGTCGGCCTCGTTCGAGATGGTGCGCTACCTCACCGAGCGGCTGCCGGTGATGGTCACGCCGCGGTGGGTGCGGGTTCGGGTGCAGCCGATCGCGGTGCGCGATGTGCTGCGGTACCTCGTGGGGGTCGGGAACGCGTCGGACGAGGCGGTCGGCGCCGGCGGGGTGTTCGACATCGGCGGGCCGGAGGTGCTGACCTATCGGGAGATGATGCAGCGGTACGCGCGGGTGGCGGGGTTGCCGCGCCGGCTGATCGTGCCGGTGCCGTTGCTGACCACGCGCCTGTCGAGCCTGTGGGTCGGCGCGGTGACGCCGGTGCCGGCCTCGATCGCGCGGCCGCTGGTGGAGTCGCTGCGGCACGAGGTGGTGTGCCGGGACCGCGGGATCACGGCGCTGGTGCCCGATCCGCCGCAGGGGCTGATCGACTTCGACGAGGCGGTGCGCCTGGCCCGGACCCGGATCCGGAACTCCGACGTGGCCACCCGCTGGGCCTCGGCCTCGCTGCCCGGCGCCCCGAGCGAGCCGCTGCCGACGGACCCGGGCTGGACCGGCGGCACCGTGTACGAGGATGCCCGGTCCTTCTTTCTGTCGGCGCCGCCGGAGGAGGTGTGGCGCGCGGTGGAGGGCATCGGCGGGGAGACCGGCTGGTACTCCTTCCCGCTGGCCTGGGCCGCGCGCGGCTGGCTCGACCGGCTCAGCGGCGGCGTCGGGCTGGGCCGGGGACGCCGCGATCCCAGGACCCTGCGGCTCGGCGACACGCTGGACTTCTGGCGGGTCGAGGCCATCGACCGGGGCCGGCTGCTGCGGCTGCGCGCCGAGATGAAGATGCCGGGGCTCGGCTGGCTGGAGGTGCTGGTGGTCCCCGCCGACGACGGCCGTACGCGCTATACGCAACGCGCCGTGTTCCTGCCCCGGGGCTTGTTCGGGCACCTGTACTGGTGGTCGATGCGGCCCTTCCACTCGGTGATCTACCGGGGCATGGCACGCAACATCGCCCGGATCGCACGCGAGCACGCGGAATCGGCGGTATCGGAATCGGTATCCGGGGAGGGGCAGGGACCGCGGCAGGGACAGGGCCGGGAGCAGGCGCGGGGATCAGGACCGGAACTCGACCCGCGGCCCAGGCGGCGCGTCACGCCGAGTGAGAACGCGGCCTCGGCTGATCTCCCCTGGGACAGCAGCACCCGACACCGGTCGTAG
- a CDS encoding NADP-dependent oxidoreductase, with amino-acid sequence MKAVRFDHYGDIDVLDLEDAEPRPLGPHDVLVQVHAAGINPGEAKIRSGALHERFPATFPSGQGSDLAGTVAEAGPAVTEWTVGDPVLGWSEERSSHAEYVTVPADQLVRKPDALPWTSAGALYVAGTTAWAAVAAVDPQAGETVVVAGATGGVGSLAVQLLRLRRANVFAVASPRHRDWLESQGATLVDYGSGSDVAERLRQAVETDGSRVQAFLDFHGGDYPRAALALGVPPTRINTLDYAAAAALGTRSDGNAQGTSQSVLTELAELAATGRIEVPISGTYPLAEVRQAFAQLEQEHPLGKIVLLPGAVPALDRS; translated from the coding sequence ATGAAAGCTGTGCGCTTCGACCACTACGGAGACATCGACGTCCTCGACCTCGAAGACGCCGAACCGCGCCCGCTCGGCCCGCACGACGTCCTCGTCCAGGTCCACGCCGCCGGGATCAACCCCGGCGAGGCCAAGATCCGCAGCGGCGCCCTGCACGAGCGGTTCCCCGCCACGTTCCCCTCCGGCCAGGGCAGCGATCTGGCCGGCACGGTCGCCGAGGCGGGACCGGCGGTCACCGAATGGACGGTCGGCGACCCGGTCCTGGGCTGGTCCGAGGAACGCTCCAGCCACGCCGAGTACGTCACCGTCCCGGCCGACCAGCTGGTCCGCAAGCCCGACGCGCTGCCCTGGACCAGCGCCGGCGCGCTCTATGTCGCGGGCACCACCGCGTGGGCCGCCGTCGCGGCCGTCGACCCGCAGGCCGGTGAGACGGTCGTGGTCGCCGGCGCCACCGGCGGGGTCGGGAGCCTGGCCGTCCAGCTGCTGCGGCTGCGCAGGGCGAATGTGTTCGCCGTCGCCTCCCCTCGGCACCGGGACTGGCTGGAATCCCAGGGCGCGACACTCGTCGACTACGGCAGCGGCAGCGACGTCGCCGAACGCCTGCGCCAGGCGGTCGAGACCGACGGCAGCCGAGTTCAGGCCTTCCTCGACTTCCACGGCGGCGACTACCCGCGCGCGGCGCTCGCGCTCGGCGTCCCGCCCACGCGGATCAACACCCTGGATTACGCCGCCGCCGCAGCGCTCGGCACCCGCTCCGACGGCAACGCCCAGGGCACCTCGCAGTCCGTGCTCACCGAATTGGCGGAGTTGGCCGCGACCGGCCGGATCGAGGTCCCGATCAGCGGAACGTATCCGTTGGCAGAGGTCAGGCAAGCCTTCGCGCAGCTGGAGCAGGAGCATCCGCTCGGCAAGATCGTCCTGCTGCCTGGCGCCGTCCCCGCCCTGGATCGATCATGA